Below is a window of SAR202 cluster bacterium DNA.
GCGCCCTATCCAGCGTCAGGCCGATTACCGTAGCATGGTAATGCGGAGGGACCTTCCGAGGCTTGTCAGATGCGGCTGTTGAGTCGTAGGCCACCTCTATGGCCCGTATGACCCTGCGGGGGTTCAGCCGGTCCACCCGCGCCGCTGCCTCCGGGTCCAACCGTGCCAGCTCCGCGTGAAGCGCCCCTACGCCCTCGGTCGCCAGCCTGGCGTTCAGGCGCTCGCGCAAGGCCGCGTCCGGCCTCACCTCCGGGGCCTGCCACCCCTCCAGAAGGCCCCACACATACTGGCCGGTCCCGCCCACCAGGATCGGTTTGCGGGACCGGCCATGTATATCTGCAATAGCCTTCGCGGCCAGCTTTTGGAAGACTGCGAGGCTGTACTCCTCATCTGGGTTGAGGATGTCTACGAGGTGGTGCGGGACCTCGGCGCGCTGCTGGGGAGTGGGCTTCGCGGTGCCGATGTCCATGTGGCGGTAGACTTGCCGACTATCGGCGTTCACTAC
It encodes the following:
- the miaA gene encoding tRNA (adenosine(37)-N6)-dimethylallyltransferase MiaA, encoding MSTTPNDHPQRAERRIVAIVGPTGVGKSDLAIKMAKHLGGEVVNADSRQVYRHMDIGTAKPTPQQRAEVPHHLVDILNPDEEYSLAVFQKLAAKAIADIHGRSRKPILVGGTGQYVWGLLEGWQAPEVRPDAALRERLNARLATEGVGALHAELARLDPEAAARVDRLNPRRVIRAIEVAYDSTAASDKPRKVPPHYHATVIGLTLDRALLDARLDARVEAMVAAGWPDEVRRLLAMGYGQGLPSMSSMGYQELARCVAGEVTLEQAVEETKRRTRRFARKQNAWFRPGDPRIAWFQGTEEGHKAALEFIRNAHSGIKSL